The following are encoded in a window of Vigna unguiculata cultivar IT97K-499-35 chromosome 8, ASM411807v1, whole genome shotgun sequence genomic DNA:
- the LOC114195202 gene encoding uncharacterized protein LOC114195202, with translation MHTLSPFVCGTFHNEYDDDDSCLASPLSSPRKYKRKDSKNNPYSSRGLDKFSELLADLDEKRQKIYSQTNPHDISFVRFVYSNTDDIVPVVVKVKKNNKDHKHQSQELKGVRSRTTTLTQTSESMVTDTEERNNQPKIEKNQGKNFSWDMGKPSFYLPVVMVLILLLLVVFGRSATTVYTCVLWYVISTVKSGSPSSNTRSSTKKKKDGVGELSEKKNNVMNNERVKKKEYVRGWSEKKMVVNEGIKKKDYVRGWSEKKMVTGCLLSPKSGADSEALKNKVQQAHIHISKAGEE, from the coding sequence ATGCATACGCTGAGCCCTTTTGTTTGTGGCACTTTCCATAACGAATACGATGATGATGATTCGTGTCTTGCAAGTCCTCTCTCTAGCCccagaaaatataagagaaaaGATAGCAAAAACAACCCTTATTCTAGTCGTGGTCTTGACAAGTTTTCTGAGCTTTTGGCTGATCTTGATGAGAAGAGGCAGAAGATTTATTCACAGACGAACCCTCATGACATCTCTTTCGTTCGCTTTGTGTATTCCAACACCGATGATATTGTTCCTGTGGTGGTCAAGGTCAAGAAAAACAACAAGGATCACAAACACCAGAGCCAAGAACTCAAAGGGGTGAGATCAAGAACAACAACGTTGACTCAAACCTCCGAGTCAATGGTAACTGATACTGAAGAAAGAAATAATCAACCgaagatagaaaaaaatcaAGGAAAGAACTTTTCTTGGGATATGGGGAAGCCTTCTTTCTATTTGCCAGTGGTTATGGTGTTGATTTTGTTGCTGTTGGTTGTGTTTGGAAGATCTGCTACAACTGTTTATACGTGTGTTTTGTGGTATGTGATTTCCACTGTGAAGAGTGGTTCACCATCATCAAACACAAGGAGTTcaacgaagaagaagaaggatggtGTTGGAGAATTGAGTGAAAAGAAGAATAATGTGATGAACAATGAAAGGGTGAAGAAGAAGGAGTATGTGAGAGGGTGGAGTgagaagaagatggtggtgaATGAAGGGATTAAGAAGAAAGATTATGTGAGAGGGTGGAGTGAAAAAAAGATGGTAACTGGTTGTTTACTTTCTCCAAAAAGTGGTGCTGATTCTGAGGCTTTGAAGAACAAGGTTCAACAAGCACACATTCACATAAGCAAAGCTGGTGAAGAATGA
- the LOC114195291 gene encoding F-box protein At3g12350-like, with protein sequence MVNQENDDVSSSFTDFPVDIQVCILSFLAPSEIATLACTSKQLGSLCARDSKLWFSMCQRRWGSKTTITQWGKAKGTISYKHLYHTLHHWENLLGFWRRSGSETPLLLFFEWGPSFISASRVSPSESLAYGVTKTPFLWMSLSEDGDVVTFLDPDGKPGVERGIQSELVAVEVSLMGKTHFVVEEKQFRGSISDDCGDEVVESGSPPEKLMAEIYQHFANPRSPGGDRSRRQRRREKERLARRKWESQHFVKIVNCSPTPERPLQGIWKGICGDRSLAFYLVAYDDIGGISCRRIGDHPERILGYGPVFWTSNATFLESPFPLEEESLYASRVHLRPLQPVNESEFSLSDDEVVNGIQDIRVSENVVNRILHISSSYDLVVPNLSGTINPSAEGRIWQYQNGTFGFGFLSDNLVIDMKHIVHNGCIVDTVKASPH encoded by the exons ATGGTGAATCAGGAAAACGACGACGTTTCGTCTTCCTTCACCGATTTTCCGGTGGACATCCAGGTCTGCATCCTCTCTTTCCTCGCCCCATCGGAAATCGCCACCCTGGCCTGCACGTCCAAGCAATTGGGTTCTCTCTGTGCCCGTGACTCCAAGCTGTGGTTCAGCATGTGCCAGCGCAGGTGGGGTTCCAAGACCACCATCACACAATGGGGCAAAGCCAAGGGCACAATCTCCTACAAGCACCTCTACCATACCCTTCACCACTGGGAGAATCTCCTTGGTTTTTGGCGCCGAAGCGGATCTGAAACCCCTTTGTTGCTATTCTTCGAATGGGGTCCCTCGTTTATCTCCGCGTCTAGGGTTTCCCCTTCCGAATCCCTCGCCTATGGAGTCACCAAAACGCCTTTCCTCTGGATGAGTCTCTCGGAAGATGGGGACGTGGTTACATTTCTCGATCCTGATGGAAAGCCCGGGGTGGAACGCGGGATTCAGAGCGAATTGGTTGCTGTGGAGGTTAGTTTAATGGGAAAAACGCACTTTGTTGTGGAGGAAAAGCAGTTTAGGGGTTCTATCAGTGATGATTGCGGAGATGAGGTTGTGGAGAGTGGATCGCCGCCGGAGAAACTGATGGCGGAGATTTACCAGCATTTCGCGAATCCGCGGAGTCCTGGCGGGGACCGGTCCCGGAGACAGCGCCGCAGGGAGAAGGAGAGGCTCGCTAGGCGGAAGTGGGAGTCTCAACATTTTGTCAAGATCGTGAATTGCTCGCCCACGCCGGAGAGACCCTTGCAGGGCATCTGGAAG GGAATTTGTGGCGACAGGAGTCTGGCATTTTACCTGGTTGCATATGATGATATTGGAGGCATTTCCTGCCGTCGGATCGGGGATCATCCAGAACGAATTTTGGGATATGGCCCAGTTTTCTGGACGTCAAATGCTACATTTTTGGAATCTCCATTTCCTCTCGAGGAAGAATCATTGTACGCTAGTCGGGTTCATCTTAGACCACTCCAACCTGTCAATGAAAGTGAGTTCTCTTTGTCAGATGATGAAGTGGTGAACGGAATTCAGGATATCCGGGTCTCAGAAAATGTAGTAAATAGGATTCTTCACATAAGCTCAAGTTATGATTTAGTTGTTCCAAACCTTTCCGGGACAATAAATCCAAGTGCTGAGGGAAGGATTTGGCAGTACCAGAACGGTACTTTTGGATTTGGATTCCTCTCAGATAATTTGGTTATAGACATGAAACACATTGTACATAATGGTTGTATTGTGGATACTGTAAAGGCTTCTCCTCATTGA
- the LOC114193372 gene encoding LIM domain-containing protein WLIM1-like — translation MAFAGTTQKCMACDKTVYLVDKLTADNRVFHKACFRCHHCKGTLKLSNYNSFEGVLYCRPHFDQLFKRTGSLDKSFEGTPKVAKPEKNLEEKPGAAKVSSMFGGTRDKCAGCQKTVYPTEKVTVNGTPYHKSCFKCCHGGCVISPSNYIAHEGKLYCKHHHIQLIKEKGNLSQLEGDHEKSENNGKINGEEVAAEA, via the exons ATGGCATTTGCAGGAACAACCCAGAAGTGTATGGCTTGTGACAAAACTGTTTATCTGGTTGATAAGTTAACTGCAGATAACCGAGTGTTCCACAAAGCTTGCTTCAGATGCCACCACTGCAAAGGAACCCTCAag CTTAGCAACTACAACTCTTTTGAGGGAGTTCTTTACTGCAGACCACACTTTGATCAACTGTTCAAAAGAACCGGGAGCCTTGACAAAAGCTTTGAAG GGACACCAAAAGTTGCGAAGCCAGAGAAAAATTTGGAGGAG aaACCTGGAGCAGCCAAAGTGTCAAGTATGTTTGGTGGAACAAGGGATAAATGTGCTGGTTGTCAGAAAACAGTGTATCCCACTGAGAAG GTTACTGTGAATGGAACACCTTACCATAAGAGTTGTTTCAAATGCTGCCATGGAGGGTGTGTTATCAGTCCTTCCAATTACATAGCACACGAGGGAAAACTCTACTGCAAACACCATCATATCCAATTGATCAAGGAGAAGGGAAATTTAAGCCAACTCGAAGGTGATCATGAGAAGAGTGAAAATAATGGGAAAATCAATGGTGAAGAAGTTGCTGCGGAGGCATGA